ttattcccagcacttaggaggcagaggtaggcagatttctgagttcaaggctcaagtggtctacagagtgagttccaggacagcctgggctacacagagaaaccctgtcttgaaaaacaacaacaaaaaacaaaatcaaaggcaACAAAACCCCAGAAGTGTCCCTGTGCTGTTGTAGTATTGACTGTTTACATTTTACAGAACAGTCAGCCAAAGTTTTAAGGCCTGGGAACCGGTAGCAAGACCCAGGAGATAGTCGCAGGCACACTTCAGTCACCTGGAGCTCTGGTGTGGGTCCTCTGAGCTGTGTGGCTGTGGGCACCACGTGACTGAGGGAATCTGAGTTTTGTCGTGAAATGGGTGGAATGCCCAGCTTTGGGAGGGATACCAATGGAAAGGTTCATTGTTGTATTGTTGGCTCATTTGGTACCTCTGACCAGACCCTGAAGTTAACAGGGTGGTGGGGCTTCTTTCCTGAGGGTGCTCTTAACAACCCAAGGAATGGCGGCCCTCAGTCTGCCCCTGGGTTCCATTGGCTGGTTGATGGTGGACATgggtgatggaggagggaaaggggcccCCTTTGGGTGCCCTGATGGCTGGTGTGGCCACACTTGGAGGACACAGGCCAAGGACTGCTGAGCACACTGTCCGGGAGACCGGGAGGGGCAGGACTAATGGAAGAACATGTTAGAATGTGGTGTGACCTGGGCTGGTCATATGACCTCTGAGTGTCGGCCGCTGAAAAGCTCATTGAGCCAGGGCAGCTGCAAAGATCTAAACAACCATAAGGGCCTGGTGCACAGCTGTATATAGGTCACCCGTGTGACCAGAAATCTTAGACTTGGTAATCTGACACCTTACGGACATGGAGAAGCCTTAGTTATGAGTATTTTCTGTCCAATCTGCTTAACAGCCACTGAATTTTTCTGTAGTCTGGGGGTGCTGAGTTTCCAGCATGGATGTGTGTTGGGGTGATGGCCTGCCTCTCTCCCATGGGAACTCTTTCCAGCAAGCAAAGTGCTCAGACCTCTCCCGTCTCTCCACCTGGCCTTCTGTGGAGGGAGTAGGCAGCAGGGACCCGCTTGTTGATCACTGTCATTTTTCTgggcttttgctttttctttctttctttctttctttctttctttctttctttctttctttctttctttctttctttttgcatttgtcttttgaagacagaatctcacagaggtccaggctgacctctgtaAGTGGAGAGTTTTCTCCATCTCTCATGGTTTCTCTCAGCCCACCAGTCCCCACAGCCACTGACAAGACAACCACTCAGAGacacatattcatagcatacagaaagacatcctaCATCAGATCTCCAACTGGCTAGGTAGCCAACAAGCTGCTGGACCTTGCATGTCTGCAAGACCCTgacctctcctcctgcctcttgatcctcctgcctccacctcccaggtgttaggattacaggtatgggccACAACATCCAGTTACCACTCTGTTCTCAGAGAGGCCTAGTTGATTTCATGGTGTGAGATTCCTGGCCACTCACAGAGCAGACAGAGCCACTGCCAGGGTCCCCAGTTCACAGACGAGACAGAAGCCTCGGAAAGTTAAAAGACCTGCTCACTACTGACACCAGAGTCAGAACGAGGCCTCGCGGCCACCATACTGGCTCTATGCATCCAGTCTGTATATTTTTGCCTGGTAATGGCTAACAGCACACACGCCCTGGCTTCCCCAGGTTCCCAGGACATCAGCACTGCACTTATGTCAAGCATCGACCGTCCCCACCTGAGGTTCCACCACTCCTGGTTGTAGATGCTCTTTGTAATAGTGCCATCAAAGACCTTCCAACGAAACACGTCTACCAGGTAGCTGAAGGGGATGAAGGCAATCTTCTCCAGGGCAATGCCTAACAGGAAGTTAACCTCCTCCTCTGGGGATAGGGTCAGGGCAATCAGGAGGCAGCTTCTTggtcctccctttcttcagcctTCCCTGAGGGCTTTAGTCCCCCTCAGCCCTAGCTGAAGCCCCAGGCTCAGGCTGCCCTCCCGTTATCCCTTTGGCCCCCATCACCTGAATCCTGGTGTTGTTGACTGAGCAGACCCCTGCTGAGCAAGTGCTTGTGGGAAGAGGCTGAGAGGGTGATCACCGACCCCACAGCCTCTTCAAAGGCTGGACTGGCACCTTCTTGGTAGATTATAGAGAGGTTCTGGAACTGCAAGTAGTACTGGATATGGCCCATCTGGTGGAAGATGGAGAGCAGGTCTTCTATGGTCACCTCGGTGCACTTCTTTATCCTAGGGTTAAAGGGTAGAGGTCAAGGAGCATGGGGATGCCCTGGGGACACTTAAAGCTTCTTCATTCAAGCTTCATTAAGGCATTGAGGTCATCAAGCAGGAGACCAGAGGGCCTTGGCTACCATGTTTTCCCACTCTAGACCCTATAGCCACCCAGTAACCATGTCTGCTATTACCCAAACCCACCTTCTCTTTCATGCTCCCGAGTCTCACCCCCTTTTCCCAGCCCTGCTCTCCCCTGCCCACTCCTCGCTACATGGCCAGTGGAGAAACAGAAGAGAGGTGAGCGTAGGATGATGGCTGAAGACCATGCTGGCTGTAGACACCTGACGTCGTTGCCTCTGTAGAAGTTCCAGGCTGAGGCGTGGCACTCCACCTCCCGCCCGTCAGCTGGCTTCTCCAGCATTGATTTTACCCAGAATTCAGATGGTGCAGGCAACAGTCCCAGGGAGGTAATGAAGATGTTAGCCTCTTGAAACATTTTTTCAGGCTTCCAGTGCTGTGGGGAAAAGAGGTGTCGCGGTTCTGTCTGCCCATTTGCCTAAGGGGATTGTGGGACAGGGACATCCAAAGGATCAGCACTGACCTGGTTCTTCATGATCTTTGTGACGTCCTCAGGTGGCTTTTTTGGGTAGGGCAGGGCTATGTCTAAGATGTTGTCCCAGGACTGGGCCCACATGTTccctggaaaggggaagaaggggctAAGGGGCGGGGCAAGAGTGGCCTTCCTTCTCGTCTGCGTCCACCACCAGCCTGGCCCTTACCGAGGAGATGGGCAGGGATGGGGCCTCGCAGGTTGATGACCTCAGGCCCGTAGTAGCGGAACAGGGAGCGGCGCACGTAGGCGTGTAGGTTCAGGTAGAGTGGCTGCAGCTCGTCAAAGAGACGCTCGAGGTCTTCCTCCAGGGTGTTGGACTCATACTTGGCTCTCCACAAAGCCCCCATGTCTTTGTACCCTAAGATAGAAGAGACTCACTGGTGCTCCCCACCGTGCATCCAGTGAGCTGGCAAGGAGGCCTGGACGTGCCCTAAGGGAGCATCTCTACCCCCTGCTCCTAGAGGGGGGCGATCTTAGGCGTGAACACGATCTCCCCAGGCATCACCCACCCTAGACTAGCTCAGAGGTAGAAAATATTTAGTGATGAGCACAGTGGGAGCTCCTGATCATGCCTTGTAAGGTCCTCTCCTTTCCTAGGGCCATGTCCTGAACCCTAAAGCCCTGTGGTCATCTGGGTTCTTTCTAATCTCCTAAAACCCTGATTTCCTCCCACGGTGGCACAGGGTCTCTGTGTGGATGCTTTCTTCCTTGTCTGTCCATACTTATCTTTCCAACAGGGGCAAATGTCAAAGAGACCTGAGCATATATTTCaagctctcctcttccccctgGCCTGAGCATCCCCTTCCTCCATGGCTTCATACTAAGCATCATTAGAGATGCGTGTTTGCTAGATGACGCTCACCTCCCAGTCGAGGAAGTCCACGAGGCAGACATCTGTCCTTTCACTTAGAGAGTCTTAGGGTTTCCCCAGCATCCAGCCCAGGGGTCTATCTTTATTTGCAGGGTCAGTTACAGGGCtcatgccccaccccacccccgtctcCCCCGTCCACAACCATTCTGCTGTTGCCTGCACCCTCTGCAGCATaggcttctttcttttcctggccATTGACCCAAGACATTATGCCCAGCCTGCTCACCATTATATCGTGCAGCCTTGTTGCTAAGGTGGACATAGTGCTCAAACACAGGACGGATCTGGCGGCCCACGGCATCCCGCCAGTGCTGCCAGGCCCACAGGAGTTCCTTCTCGTCCCTGGAGGTGGCCATGATTTCTTCGAGGTCTGTACCCAGAATAGAAGCCACATGGGATGCCATGCCCATCAACCTCAACTCTCACCCCCATCCCGCCCCAGGTGCTTCCCCTCTGGGAAGGGAACACAATTGAGGTCAGGGGTGGGGCTTGGTTGCTCACCAGGCTCCAGAGGCATGCAGGGACCCTCATCCAGACACACCTCCGCTGTACTATACGTTGTCTCCATGTAGGTCAGAAGTCTGTTGTACTGGAGGGGGCAGGTGTCACCCAGGGCAGACCCATGCCCTTGGGCCCACTCCCAACACTAGCCTCACCAGCCAGGAGAGACAGACCTGGCTAAAGTACCCCTCCTCCTCTAAAGGAAGCTCTAGTTCTTCCCCACCGGCATCCCCTCCTGCCCCAGAGACACTTGGTTCCCATTCCAATCTAACCCGCCCTCCCCTGGGCTGCAGGAGTGTGTGCCTTGGAGGCCTGGGGCTCTGTCTATCACCTCCCGGAGATCCTCCGTGGGCAAGGCCGACTTGTCTATGTTCTGCAGCTTACTCAGCATGCGCTTCAC
The Microtus pennsylvanicus isolate mMicPen1 chromosome 11, mMicPen1.hap1, whole genome shotgun sequence genome window above contains:
- the LOC142831770 gene encoding LOW QUALITY PROTEIN: angiotensin-converting enzyme-like protein Ace3 (The sequence of the model RefSeq protein was modified relative to this genomic sequence to represent the inferred CDS: deleted 1 base in 1 codon), with the translated sequence MDLPWTFLLVLLCYGQLLPWLRTAGQPSLDVFYNETQAKLFLKFYEQPARIVFNEFMEATWNYVTNITKRNRRNMFQKEVERSQFMLYFGSRARLFKTDHFQNPDVKRMLSKLQNIDKSALPTEDLREYNRLLTYMETTYSTAEVCLDEGPCMPLEPDLEEIMATSRDEKELLWAWQHWRDAVGRQIRPVFEHYVHLSNKAARYNGYKDMGALWRAKYESNTLEEDLERLFDELQPLYLNLHAYVRRSLFRYYGPEVINLRGPIPAHLLGNMWAQSWDNILDIALPYPKKPPEDVTKIMKNQHWKPEKMFQEANIFITSLGLLPAPSEFWVKSMLEKPADGREVECHASAWNFYRGNDVRIKKCTEVTIEDLLSIFHQMGHIQYYLQFQNLSIIYQEGASPAFEEAVGSVITLSASSHKHLLSRGLLSQQHQDSEEEVNFLLGIALEKIAFIPFSYLVDVFRWKVFDGTITKSIYNQEWWNLRLKYQGLCPPVPRSEEDFDPGAKFHIPASVPYVRYFLSLVLQFQFHEALCKASGHAGPLHRCDIYNSKVAGKMLGDVLKLGSSRPWQEVLKEMTGQSNISAKSFLSYFKPLLHWLVNENVKQGDILGWLDYSCSFEEKSTDKVSFLGMVLEPEQARLGQWVLLSMSLAMLLLILGLGCRLRYLEKQSLDKDTMILSTLPYTYFLGIAMEPRKAARKQWILLGLCFILTLCFIGLLIRMLTKHRRKPPWMRAESQS